In one window of Firmicutes bacterium HGW-Firmicutes-1 DNA:
- a CDS encoding spore germination protein → MIKIISKKLPINKAIKTTKFIESKVDKNIHQNKIMLDDLIGSSDDVIIRKFEVENKMFMVCYIKGMANVKMIDEEIISAIMDPLNKLKEINPENLYQIVKDSIICVSDLKDVEAMDEVALAILSGESALFINGFETAIVINTKGFEARSVEEPQTETVVRGPREGFTENILVNTALIRRRLKSRELVFEKMILGKQTNTTIVIAYINNIANPKVVEEVKLRLTRIKDHIDAILESGYIEQYIEDNPRSIFPTIGNSERPDAVAGKLLEGKVAIVCDCTPFVLMVPYLFIENIQHSEDYYIGPYIATCFRLIRLLAYIITISLPALYIAVTVFHYEMIPTILFITMAAAREGIPLPSSAEAFFIVIIFEIIRETGTRMPKPVGQAISIVGALVLGQAAVDAGIVSSPMIIVVAITGITTFINPSLVNTSFILRAFFMILATGLGLYGILIGFFFVLAHMCSLRSFGVPFFTPIAPMVFKELKDSIIRLPLWSMTTRPESIAQGGNSKRQATDLKPGPPKERKKGKK, encoded by the coding sequence TTGATTAAAATAATTTCAAAAAAACTACCAATAAATAAAGCTATAAAAACAACCAAATTTATTGAAAGTAAAGTAGATAAGAATATCCACCAGAATAAAATTATGTTGGATGATCTAATTGGTAGTAGTGACGATGTAATTATTCGAAAGTTTGAAGTCGAAAACAAGATGTTTATGGTTTGCTATATTAAAGGTATGGCAAATGTTAAAATGATTGATGAAGAGATTATTAGTGCTATTATGGATCCCTTAAACAAGTTGAAGGAAATAAATCCTGAAAATTTGTATCAAATTGTAAAGGATAGCATTATCTGTGTATCTGATTTGAAAGATGTTGAAGCTATGGATGAAGTAGCATTGGCCATTTTAAGTGGTGAATCAGCTCTTTTTATTAATGGATTTGAAACAGCTATAGTGATTAATACAAAGGGTTTTGAAGCAAGAAGTGTTGAAGAGCCTCAAACAGAAACAGTAGTTAGGGGGCCAAGAGAAGGCTTTACTGAAAATATTCTGGTGAATACGGCATTAATTCGTCGCAGATTAAAGAGTCGTGAATTGGTTTTTGAAAAAATGATTTTGGGAAAACAGACGAATACGACAATTGTTATAGCCTATATTAACAATATTGCAAATCCAAAAGTAGTTGAGGAAGTTAAGTTGAGATTAACACGAATAAAAGACCATATTGATGCTATTTTAGAATCTGGATATATTGAGCAATATATTGAAGACAATCCTAGATCCATTTTTCCAACTATAGGAAATAGCGAAAGACCAGATGCTGTTGCAGGTAAATTATTAGAAGGTAAAGTTGCAATAGTGTGTGATTGTACACCATTTGTCTTAATGGTACCATATTTATTTATTGAAAACATACAGCATAGTGAAGATTATTATATTGGTCCATACATTGCCACTTGTTTTAGGTTAATTAGGCTTTTGGCTTATATCATTACCATATCCTTACCCGCATTATATATTGCCGTTACAGTTTTTCATTATGAGATGATTCCAACGATACTTTTTATAACAATGGCAGCAGCGAGAGAGGGAATACCATTACCTTCTTCTGCTGAAGCTTTTTTTATTGTAATTATTTTTGAAATTATTAGAGAAACGGGAACAAGAATGCCTAAGCCTGTAGGACAAGCAATTAGTATAGTTGGTGCATTGGTTCTTGGGCAGGCGGCGGTAGATGCAGGAATTGTTAGTAGTCCTATGATTATAGTAGTAGCAATAACAGGAATAACAACTTTTATAAACCCTTCGCTTGTCAATACTAGTTTTATTCTGAGAGCTTTCTTTATGATCTTGGCTACTGGTCTTGGATTATATGGTATACTCATTGGATTTTTCTTTGTTTTAGCGCATATGTGTTCCTTAAGATCCTTTGGTGTCCCATTCTTTACACCTATAGCACCAATGGTTTTTAAGGAGCTAAAAGATTCTATAATTAGACTGCCATTATGGTCCATGACGACAAGGCCGGAGTCTATTGCCCAGGGGGGGAATAGTAAAAGACAGGCCACAGATTTAAAACCAGGGCCTCCTAAGGAAAGAAAGAAGGGGAAAAAGTGA
- a CDS encoding VWA domain-containing protein, translated as MNEKNNSIKMIIILTVIAVVVFGIIYGGIQVTRNLGKSEKVVTTENAMETLKDLYSEITVNTITPRKVPVSLETTSLEESLPSIDKFPAQVENTTDTYIEIFSSTEKSGEGKDGWLNDVAKAFNDAAIKVNDQTVSVKIRGIASGTGMDYIVSGKYIPDAFTPSNELWGEMMLSKGTDITLVDERLTGNVPGVLLTKAKYDELIDKYGAINLKVITEAVANNEIAMGYTNPFASSTGLNFLVSTLYTFDEKNPLSEKAVQGFETFQTNIPFVAFTTLQMRESAKSGVLDGFIMEYQTYHNSPDLKSDYIFTPFGVRHDSPMYEIGNLSTEKKEILSKFIEFCKMEESQKLASEYGFNNLNEYKPEIGNINGDTITQAQKLWKEKKNGTNDIVAVFVADISGSMEGEPLNKLKESLLSGSQFIGKDNSVGFVTFSTDVNINLPIGKFDLNQRSLFTGAVTDMQATGSTAMFDAIVVATKMLMDEKANNPNAKLMLFVLSDGETNQGYNFNDIESMVEVLKIPVYTIGYNANIKVLQNISSINEAASINADTDDVIYKLQNLFNAQM; from the coding sequence ATGAATGAGAAAAACAATTCAATTAAAATGATTATCATTTTGACAGTTATTGCAGTAGTCGTTTTTGGAATTATTTATGGAGGTATTCAGGTAACAAGAAATTTAGGGAAAAGTGAAAAAGTTGTGACAACGGAAAATGCTATGGAAACATTGAAGGATCTTTACAGTGAGATAACCGTAAACACAATAACACCTAGAAAGGTTCCGGTAAGTCTTGAAACCACAAGTTTAGAGGAATCATTGCCGAGTATAGATAAATTTCCAGCACAAGTAGAAAATACAACGGATACTTATATCGAAATATTTTCTTCCACTGAAAAATCGGGTGAAGGAAAAGACGGCTGGTTAAATGACGTTGCAAAAGCCTTTAATGATGCAGCTATAAAAGTGAACGATCAAACGGTTTCTGTAAAAATTAGAGGTATAGCCTCTGGAACGGGAATGGATTATATCGTTTCAGGAAAATATATTCCAGATGCATTTACTCCCTCCAATGAACTATGGGGAGAAATGATGTTATCAAAAGGAACAGACATCACATTGGTTGATGAGAGACTAACCGGAAATGTGCCGGGAGTTCTTTTAACCAAAGCTAAATATGATGAACTTATTGATAAGTATGGTGCAATTAACCTGAAGGTAATCACTGAAGCAGTTGCCAATAATGAAATTGCAATGGGTTATACCAATCCGTTTGCAAGTTCTACAGGACTTAATTTCTTAGTATCTACATTATATACTTTTGACGAAAAGAATCCATTAAGTGAAAAGGCTGTTCAAGGTTTTGAAACATTCCAAACGAACATACCATTTGTGGCATTTACGACTTTGCAAATGAGAGAATCCGCCAAATCTGGTGTTTTGGATGGTTTTATTATGGAATATCAAACGTATCACAATTCACCGGACTTAAAGTCTGATTATATATTCACTCCATTTGGTGTCAGACATGATAGTCCAATGTATGAAATAGGAAACCTTTCTACTGAAAAGAAAGAAATCTTGAGCAAGTTTATTGAATTCTGCAAAATGGAAGAAAGCCAAAAACTAGCCTCGGAGTATGGATTTAATAATCTAAATGAATATAAACCGGAAATAGGTAATATCAACGGAGATACCATTACACAAGCTCAGAAACTATGGAAAGAAAAGAAAAACGGTACGAATGATATTGTTGCAGTATTCGTAGCGGATATATCTGGAAGCATGGAGGGGGAACCCTTGAATAAACTTAAGGAATCTCTTCTAAGTGGTTCACAATTTATCGGAAAAGATAATTCAGTGGGATTTGTTACATTTTCAACGGATGTGAATATTAATCTTCCTATTGGGAAATTTGACCTGAATCAGAGATCATTATTTACAGGAGCTGTAACAGATATGCAGGCAACAGGAAGTACAGCCATGTTTGATGCAATTGTTGTAGCTACAAAAATGCTGATGGATGAAAAAGCCAATAATCCCAATGCAAAACTAATGCTCTTTGTGTTAAGTGATGGTGAAACAAATCAAGGCTACAATTTTAACGATATAGAGAGCATGGTAGAAGTTTTGAAAATACCTGTTTATACAATCGGATATAATGCCAACATAAAAGTATTGCAAAATATTTCAAGTATAAATGAAGCAGCAAGTATTAATGCGGATACAGATGATGTTATTTATAAGCTCCAAAACTTATTCAATGCGCAAATGTAA
- a CDS encoding DNA-binding response regulator has product MKHIFVVDDDKEIRLLIKKYLEKESFKVTDFSDATLVYSEIQRLSPDLIILDIMMPSIDGIELCKKIRKDYDLPIIFVSARGEEVDRIIGLEVGGDDYVAKPFSPRELLARIKNILRRLEKVSDHGEELEESVMIRNTTLSFSTRLVEINGTEISLTVKEFDILKLMMENQNKAFNRDQLLEKVWDYDFAGEGRVVDDVIKRIRKKLNDAGSEMEILTVWGFGYKIESS; this is encoded by the coding sequence GTGAAACATATTTTTGTTGTTGATGATGATAAAGAAATTCGACTTCTCATAAAGAAGTATCTTGAAAAAGAAAGCTTTAAGGTTACTGATTTTTCGGATGCTACCTTAGTTTATTCTGAGATACAAAGACTATCACCTGATTTGATCATATTAGATATTATGATGCCAAGTATTGATGGCATTGAACTCTGTAAGAAGATAAGGAAGGATTACGACTTGCCTATTATTTTTGTTTCTGCTAGAGGAGAAGAAGTGGATCGTATCATTGGTCTTGAAGTGGGCGGGGATGATTATGTAGCGAAACCCTTTAGCCCAAGAGAATTACTTGCAAGAATAAAAAATATATTACGAAGATTAGAAAAGGTGAGTGATCATGGTGAAGAATTAGAAGAGTCTGTTATGATTAGAAATACAACTCTTTCATTTTCCACAAGGCTTGTAGAGATCAATGGAACTGAAATTAGCCTAACTGTAAAAGAATTTGATATTTTAAAGCTCATGATGGAGAATCAAAACAAAGCTTTCAACCGAGATCAGCTCCTTGAAAAAGTTTGGGATTATGATTTTGCTGGGGAAGGTCGAGTCGTTGATGATGTGATAAAGAGGATAAGAAAGAAACTTAATGATGCAGGTAGTGAGATGGAGATTTTGACTGTTTGGGGGTTTGGTTATAAAATTGAAAGCTCATAG